In a genomic window of Neisseria flavescens:
- the lspA gene encoding signal peptidase II: MSSSSSAKIPFFLLSLVAIILDQLSKWEILKHFTEGERLNIIPDFFDLTLAYNPGAAFSFLADQGGWQKFFFLGLAVVISLYLARAILRDEFGRWGKLGAAMIIGGAIGNVVDRLIHGHVVDFLLFYWQNWFYPAFNIADSFICVGAVCLVLDGLLHKKTPSNDTKAV, encoded by the coding sequence ATGAGTTCATCCTCTTCTGCAAAAATTCCCTTTTTCTTACTTTCCCTCGTTGCCATCATTCTTGACCAACTGAGCAAATGGGAAATTTTGAAACACTTTACCGAAGGCGAACGCCTCAATATCATTCCAGACTTCTTTGACCTGACACTTGCCTATAATCCAGGTGCAGCATTCAGCTTTTTGGCCGACCAAGGCGGCTGGCAGAAATTCTTCTTTTTAGGTCTGGCCGTCGTTATCAGCCTGTATTTGGCCCGTGCCATTTTGCGTGATGAGTTTGGCCGCTGGGGTAAACTGGGGGCTGCCATGATTATCGGTGGCGCGATTGGCAATGTGGTTGACCGTCTGATTCACGGCCACGTTGTCGATTTTCTGCTTTTCTATTGGCAAAACTGGTTCTACCCCGCATTTAACATTGCCGACAGCTTTATCTGCGTTGGCGCAGTTTGCTTGGTATTAGATGGTTTGCTGCACAAAAAAACACCTTCAAACGACACAAAGGCCGTCTGA
- the ispH gene encoding 4-hydroxy-3-methylbut-2-enyl diphosphate reductase: MTQKTIILANPRGFCAGVDRAISIVERALEEFGAPIYVRHEVVHNKFVVDNLRAKGAVFVDDLADVPKGATLIYSAHGVSKAVQEEAVQRGFRIFDATCPLVTKVHKEVARLDEQDYEIIMIGHKGHVEVEGTMGQLPPGKMFLVETVEDVAGLNVKNPDKLAYVSQTTLSVDETKDIIAALNQRFPNIRNPHKEDICYATTNRQTAVKELAEECDLVIVVGSPNSSNSNRLREVAALRGVDAYMVDNASYLKKEWFENKTKVGVTAGASAPEVLVREVLQTIQDWGHETIREGEGAEESIVFVLPKELRREGENKQILNKG; the protein is encoded by the coding sequence ATGACTCAAAAAACCATTATCCTTGCCAATCCCCGCGGCTTCTGTGCCGGCGTTGACCGTGCCATCAGCATTGTTGAACGTGCACTCGAAGAATTCGGCGCGCCCATTTACGTCCGCCATGAAGTCGTTCACAACAAATTCGTCGTGGACAATCTGCGAGCAAAAGGTGCCGTCTTTGTCGATGACTTGGCGGATGTACCCAAGGGGGCCACGCTGATTTACTCTGCTCACGGCGTATCCAAAGCCGTACAGGAAGAAGCGGTGCAACGTGGTTTCCGCATTTTTGATGCCACCTGCCCTTTGGTAACCAAAGTCCATAAAGAAGTAGCCCGCCTCGATGAGCAAGATTACGAAATCATTATGATCGGCCATAAAGGCCACGTCGAAGTAGAAGGTACAATGGGACAATTGCCTCCGGGTAAAATGTTTCTGGTTGAGACAGTGGAAGATGTGGCCGGACTGAACGTCAAAAATCCTGATAAGCTTGCCTATGTGAGCCAAACCACTTTATCGGTGGATGAAACCAAAGACATTATTGCGGCCTTAAACCAACGCTTCCCCAATATCCGCAATCCGCACAAAGAAGACATCTGCTACGCCACAACCAACCGCCAAACTGCCGTTAAAGAATTGGCGGAAGAATGCGACCTCGTGATTGTTGTCGGCTCGCCCAACTCTTCCAACAGCAACCGCTTGCGTGAAGTAGCCGCATTGCGAGGAGTTGATGCCTATATGGTCGATAATGCTTCCTATCTGAAAAAAGAATGGTTTGAAAACAAAACCAAGGTTGGTGTAACTGCCGGTGCATCTGCGCCCGAAGTCTTGGTTCGAGAAGTCTTACAAACCATTCAAGATTGGGGACACGAGACCATACGCGAAGGAGAAGGCGCAGAAGAAAGCATTGTATTTGTCTTGCCTAAAGAGTTGCGTCGTGAGGGCGAAAACAAGCAAATCCTAAATAAAGGGTAA
- the ftsZ gene encoding cell division protein FtsZ, translating to MEFVYDVAESATSPAVIKVIGLGGGGCNAINNMVANTIHGVEFISANTDAQSLAKNNAAKRIQLGTNLTRGLGAGANPEIGRAAAQEDREAIEDAIRGANMLFITTGMGGGTGTGSAPVVAEIAKEMGILTVAVVTRPFAYEGKRVHIAQAGLDQLKERVDSLIIIPNDKLMTALGEDVTMREAFRAADNVLRDAVAGISEVVTCPSDMINLDFADVKTVMSNRGIAMMGSGFAQGIDRARLATDQAISSPLLDNVTLDGARGVLVNITTAPGCLKMSEFNEIMRIVNQNAHPEVECKFGAAEDESMSEDAIRITIIATGLKENGTDNQLRAAARTQQLVRGAEEAPQAQSQSSAESLVRTNRNIRSMNLTAADFSNQSVLDDFEIPAILRRQQHTSEK from the coding sequence ATGGAATTTGTTTACGACGTAGCAGAATCAGCAACAAGCCCTGCTGTTATCAAAGTTATCGGTTTGGGTGGCGGCGGCTGTAATGCCATCAACAACATGGTTGCCAACACTATTCATGGTGTTGAGTTCATCAGTGCCAATACCGATGCGCAATCATTGGCTAAAAACAATGCGGCTAAACGCATTCAATTGGGTACAAACCTGACTCGCGGTTTGGGTGCCGGTGCAAATCCTGAAATCGGCCGTGCCGCTGCTCAAGAAGATCGCGAAGCCATCGAAGATGCCATCCGTGGTGCAAACATGTTGTTTATCACTACCGGTATGGGTGGCGGTACAGGTACCGGCTCTGCTCCTGTTGTGGCTGAAATCGCTAAAGAAATGGGTATCCTGACCGTTGCAGTTGTAACCCGTCCGTTTGCTTACGAAGGCAAACGCGTACACATCGCTCAAGCAGGCTTGGATCAGCTCAAAGAGCGCGTTGACTCCCTGATTATTATCCCGAACGACAAATTGATGACTGCCTTGGGTGAAGACGTGACCATGCGTGAAGCTTTCCGTGCGGCCGACAATGTATTGCGTGACGCGGTTGCCGGTATTTCCGAAGTGGTGACTTGCCCGAGCGACATGATCAACTTGGACTTTGCCGACGTGAAAACCGTGATGAGCAATCGTGGTATCGCCATGATGGGTTCAGGTTTCGCGCAAGGTATCGACCGTGCCCGTTTGGCCACCGACCAAGCTATCTCCAGCCCGCTCTTGGATAACGTTACTTTGGATGGCGCACGCGGTGTATTGGTAAACATTACCACTGCTCCTGGTTGCCTGAAAATGTCTGAGTTCAACGAGATTATGCGTATCGTCAACCAAAATGCACACCCTGAAGTGGAATGCAAATTTGGTGCTGCCGAAGACGAGAGCATGAGCGAAGACGCTATCCGTATTACCATTATTGCTACCGGCTTGAAAGAAAACGGTACTGACAACCAACTGCGTGCTGCTGCCCGTACCCAACAATTGGTACGCGGTGCGGAAGAAGCGCCTCAAGCTCAAAGCCAAAGCAGTGCTGAAAGCTTGGTTCGTACCAACCGCAATATCCGTTCTATGAATCTGACTGCGGCTGATTTCAGCAACCAGTCTGTACTGGATGACTTTGAAATTCCTGCTATCTTGCGCCGTCAGCAACATACTTCTGAGAAATAA
- the ftsA gene encoding cell division protein FtsA, translating to MEQQQNKYISALDIGTSKVIALIGEIREDNEIHIVGLGQSPSRGLRAGMVTNIDATAQAIRQAVEDAELMADTKISHVVTGIAGNHIRSLNSQGVVKIKDGEVSQADIDRAIETAKAINIPPDHNILHTVVQEYIIDNQPGVKEPIGMSGVRLDTRVHIITGANTALQNIQKCIQRCGLQMDQIMLQPLASGHAVLTEDEKDLGVCVIDIGGGTTDIAVYTNGAIRHTAVIPVAGDLITKDLAQALRTPHSAAEYIKIHYGAAIPTMDGLDEMIEVPSVGDRQSRQISRRVLAEIIGPRVEEILELTLNELRRSGFPEEVLTSGIVLTGGASMLTGIVELAEEVFNLPARIGVPQEMGGVSERIRNPRYSTAIGLLQTAYAAEEGEQTSRTGAIALNDSGKKMGLWEKIQRFFRDNF from the coding sequence ATGGAACAACAACAAAATAAATATATTAGTGCCTTAGACATTGGTACGTCCAAGGTCATCGCCTTAATCGGCGAGATTCGGGAAGATAACGAAATCCACATTGTTGGCTTGGGTCAAAGCCCTTCACGCGGTCTGCGTGCAGGTATGGTGACCAACATTGACGCCACTGCGCAAGCCATTCGTCAGGCGGTGGAAGATGCCGAGCTGATGGCAGATACCAAAATTTCCCACGTCGTCACCGGTATTGCCGGTAACCATATCCGCAGCCTGAATTCACAAGGCGTGGTCAAAATTAAAGATGGCGAAGTATCGCAAGCCGACATCGATCGTGCCATCGAAACGGCCAAAGCCATCAATATTCCGCCTGATCACAATATCTTGCATACCGTGGTTCAAGAGTACATCATCGACAACCAACCCGGTGTGAAAGAGCCTATCGGCATGAGCGGCGTACGTTTGGATACCCGTGTACACATCATTACCGGTGCGAACACTGCTTTGCAAAATATCCAAAAATGTATCCAACGTTGCGGCCTGCAAATGGATCAAATCATGCTTCAGCCTTTGGCAAGCGGTCACGCCGTTTTGACTGAAGACGAAAAAGATTTGGGTGTGTGCGTCATCGATATCGGTGGCGGTACAACCGACATCGCGGTTTATACCAATGGTGCAATCCGCCATACTGCGGTTATTCCCGTTGCCGGCGATTTGATTACCAAAGACTTGGCACAAGCCCTGCGTACGCCGCACAGTGCCGCCGAGTACATCAAAATCCATTACGGTGCCGCCATTCCGACTATGGACGGCTTGGATGAAATGATTGAAGTTCCTAGCGTTGGCGACCGTCAATCACGTCAAATTTCACGCCGCGTATTGGCTGAAATCATCGGCCCGCGTGTAGAAGAGATTTTGGAATTGACGCTGAACGAATTGCGCCGTTCTGGCTTCCCTGAAGAAGTGCTGACTTCCGGTATCGTTTTGACCGGCGGTGCTTCTATGTTGACCGGTATTGTTGAGTTGGCTGAAGAAGTCTTCAACCTGCCGGCGCGTATTGGTGTTCCACAAGAAATGGGCGGCGTATCCGAGCGTATCCGCAATCCACGCTATTCAACAGCGATTGGCCTGCTTCAGACGGCCTATGCTGCCGAAGAGGGTGAGCAAACCAGCCGAACTGGTGCGATTGCACTGAATGATTCAGGCAAAAAAATGGGTCTGTGGGAAAAAATCCAAAGATTCTTCAGAGACAATTTCTGA
- a CDS encoding cell division protein FtsQ/DivIB — protein MWDDAGALGRLTRRLLVLMTFLLIGSGIAWLYNSKYFPVKQIAIQGKLKYASNKELQTVAREHIRGNMFRADIDSAQAAFQELPWIDSAMVRRRFPETVEIILTERVPVAHWRAGGLVDSKGNVFAASLKQDLPIFEGQQGTGKDMVKHYADFSGVLSPLKLTIKELIYTPRSAWLLVLNNGITVRLGRENEIKRLQQFAQIWPSLLRKKQSRIEYVDMRYKDGFSVRYRPSENPSDSE, from the coding sequence ATGTGGGATGATGCAGGCGCACTGGGTCGGTTGACCCGCCGGCTATTGGTGCTGATGACCTTTCTGCTGATAGGTTCGGGCATAGCTTGGCTTTACAATTCAAAATATTTCCCTGTGAAACAGATTGCCATTCAGGGTAAGCTGAAATATGCTTCCAACAAAGAATTGCAAACTGTTGCACGAGAGCATATCAGGGGTAATATGTTCCGCGCCGATATTGATTCGGCGCAGGCCGCTTTTCAGGAATTGCCTTGGATTGACTCGGCAATGGTACGCCGCCGTTTTCCGGAAACCGTAGAAATTATCCTGACCGAGCGTGTGCCGGTTGCACACTGGCGCGCTGGCGGCTTGGTGGACAGTAAGGGCAATGTGTTTGCCGCAAGCCTGAAACAGGACCTGCCTATATTTGAAGGGCAGCAGGGGACAGGCAAAGACATGGTCAAACATTATGCGGACTTTTCCGGTGTTTTGAGTCCGTTGAAACTGACCATCAAAGAATTGATCTACACGCCGCGTTCGGCATGGCTGCTTGTATTGAACAACGGCATTACCGTGCGATTGGGGCGTGAAAACGAAATCAAACGTTTGCAGCAGTTTGCCCAGATTTGGCCATCGCTGCTGCGTAAAAAACAAAGTCGTATCGAGTATGTCGATATGCGTTATAAGGATGGTTTTTCAGTCCGTTACCGGCCGTCTGAAAACCCTTCCGACAGTGAATAG
- a CDS encoding D-alanine--D-alanine ligase, which translates to MQNFGKVAVLMGGFSSEREVSLDSGAAILAALKSKGVDAHAFDPKETPLSELKTQGFQTAFNILHGTFGEDGAIQGALELMGIPYTGSGVAASALGMDKYRCKLIWQAVGLPVPEFAVLHDDSDFDAVEEKLGLPMFVKPASEGSSVGVVKVKEKGRLKSVYEELKHLQGEIIAERFIGGGEYSCPVLNGKGLPSIHIIPAAEFYDYEAKYNRDDTVYQCPSEDLSEAEENLMRELAVRGAQAIGADGCSRVDFLKDMDGKLYLLEINTLPGMTSHSLVPKSAGHTGVDFTDLCIEILKTAHVG; encoded by the coding sequence ATGCAGAATTTTGGCAAAGTGGCCGTGTTGATGGGTGGCTTCTCCAGCGAGCGCGAAGTGTCGCTGGACAGCGGCGCCGCTATTTTGGCTGCCTTGAAAAGCAAAGGCGTCGATGCCCATGCGTTCGACCCCAAAGAAACCCCGTTGTCTGAGTTGAAAACACAAGGTTTTCAGACGGCCTTCAATATTCTGCACGGCACTTTCGGCGAAGATGGCGCGATTCAAGGCGCGTTGGAACTGATGGGTATTCCTTACACCGGCAGCGGTGTAGCCGCTTCTGCGCTGGGTATGGACAAATACCGCTGCAAACTGATTTGGCAGGCTGTGGGCTTGCCTGTTCCTGAGTTTGCCGTATTGCATGACGACAGCGACTTTGATGCCGTTGAAGAAAAATTGGGCCTGCCGATGTTTGTGAAACCTGCCTCAGAAGGCAGCAGCGTCGGCGTGGTAAAAGTAAAAGAAAAAGGCCGTCTGAAAAGCGTTTACGAAGAATTGAAACACTTGCAGGGCGAAATCATTGCCGAACGCTTTATCGGCGGCGGCGAGTATTCTTGCCCGGTATTGAATGGCAAAGGCCTGCCGAGCATTCATATTATTCCGGCTGCCGAGTTTTATGACTACGAGGCTAAATACAACCGTGACGATACGGTGTATCAATGTCCGTCGGAAGATTTGAGCGAGGCGGAGGAAAACCTGATGCGCGAACTGGCCGTGCGTGGTGCGCAGGCGATTGGTGCGGACGGCTGTTCGCGCGTGGACTTTCTGAAAGATATGGATGGTAAACTGTATCTCTTAGAAATCAATACCTTGCCCGGTATGACCAGCCACAGTTTGGTGCCAAAATCTGCAGGCCATACCGGCGTGGATTTTACTGATTTATGTATTGAGATTTTGAAGACCGCTCATGTGGGATGA
- the murC gene encoding UDP-N-acetylmuramate--L-alanine ligase, translating into MMKNRVTNIHFVGIGGVGMSGIAEVLHNLGFKVSGSDQARNAVTEHLSALGIQVYPGHTAEHVNGADVVVTSTAVKKDNPEVVAALEQQIPVIPRALMLAELMRFRDGIAIAGTHGKTTTTSLTASILGAAGLDPTFVIGGKLNAAGTNARLGKGEYIVAEADESDASFLYLTPIMSVVTNIDEDHMDTYGHSVEKLHQAFVDFIHRMPFYGKAFLCIDSEHVRAILPKVSEPYATYGLDDTADIYATDIENVGAQMKFTVHVQMKGHEQEPFEVVLNMPGRHNVLNALAAIGVALEVGASVEAIQKGLLGFEGVGRRFQKYGDIKLPNGGTALLVDDYGHHPVEMAATLSAARGAYPEKRLVLAFQPHRYTRTRDLFEDFTKVLNTVDALVLTEVYAAGEEPIAAADSRALARAIRVLGKLEPIYCENVADLPEMLLNVLQDGDIVLNMGAGSINRVPSALVELSKQS; encoded by the coding sequence ATGATGAAAAATCGAGTTACCAACATCCATTTTGTCGGAATCGGCGGCGTCGGCATGAGCGGTATTGCCGAAGTTTTACACAATTTGGGCTTTAAAGTTTCCGGTTCGGATCAGGCGCGTAATGCCGTTACCGAGCATTTGAGTGCTCTCGGCATCCAAGTTTACCCCGGTCATACTGCCGAACACGTCAACGGTGCCGACGTGGTTGTTACTTCTACTGCCGTCAAAAAAGACAATCCTGAAGTTGTTGCCGCGTTGGAACAGCAGATTCCCGTGATTCCGCGCGCGTTGATGTTGGCAGAATTGATGCGCTTCCGCGATGGTATCGCCATTGCCGGTACGCACGGCAAAACCACAACCACCAGCCTGACCGCTTCTATTCTCGGCGCGGCAGGACTTGACCCGACTTTCGTTATCGGCGGCAAGCTCAACGCCGCTGGTACCAACGCCCGTTTGGGTAAAGGCGAATACATTGTTGCCGAAGCCGACGAATCCGATGCTTCTTTCCTGTATCTGACGCCGATTATGTCCGTCGTGACCAATATCGACGAAGACCATATGGACACTTACGGACACAGCGTTGAGAAACTGCATCAGGCATTTGTGGATTTCATCCACCGTATGCCGTTTTACGGTAAGGCCTTCTTGTGTATCGACAGCGAACACGTCCGCGCGATTTTGCCAAAAGTGAGCGAGCCTTATGCTACTTACGGCTTGGACGATACTGCCGATATCTACGCAACCGATATTGAAAACGTTGGCGCGCAAATGAAATTTACCGTTCATGTTCAAATGAAAGGACATGAGCAAGAACCGTTTGAAGTTGTTTTGAATATGCCCGGCCGCCACAACGTCCTCAATGCGTTGGCGGCTATCGGCGTTGCGCTGGAAGTTGGCGCATCGGTTGAAGCGATCCAAAAAGGCTTGCTCGGCTTTGAAGGTGTCGGCCGCCGCTTCCAAAAATATGGCGACATCAAATTGCCAAACGGCGGAACTGCTTTGCTGGTGGACGATTATGGCCACCATCCTGTCGAAATGGCGGCAACCCTTTCCGCCGCACGCGGTGCATACCCTGAAAAACGCTTGGTGCTTGCCTTCCAGCCGCACCGCTATACCCGCACACGCGATTTGTTTGAAGACTTTACCAAAGTCCTCAATACCGTTGACGCGCTGGTGTTGACCGAAGTTTATGCCGCCGGCGAAGAGCCGATTGCCGCCGCCGACTCCCGCGCCCTAGCGCGCGCCATCCGCGTATTGGGCAAGCTCGAGCCGATTTACTGCGAAAACGTCGCCGATTTGCCTGAAATGCTGTTGAACGTTTTGCAGGACGGCGACATCGTGCTGAATATGGGCGCGGGCAGTATCAACCGCGTTCCGTCTGCATTGGTGGAGTTGTCGAAACAATCATAA
- the murG gene encoding undecaprenyldiphospho-muramoylpentapeptide beta-N-acetylglucosaminyltransferase, producing MSGKTFMLMAGGTGGHIFPALAVAESLQKRGHHVIWLGSQDSMEERIVPQYGIRLETLAIKGIRGNGIKRKLMLPFTLYKTVRAAQQIIKKHRVECVIGFGGFVTFPGGLAAKISGVPIVIHEQNAVAGLSNRQLSRWAKRVLYAFPKAFHHEGGLVGNPVRADIAALPVPEERFENRQGRLKVLVVGGSLGADVLNKTVPQALALLPEAARPQMYHQSGRNKLGNLQADYDALGVQAECVEFITDMVSAYRDADLVICRAGALTIAELTAAGLGALLVPYPHAVDDHQTANARFMVQAEAGLLLPQTQLTAEKLAEILGGLNREKCLKWAKNARTLALPHSADDVAEIAISCTE from the coding sequence ATGAGCGGTAAAACTTTTATGCTGATGGCCGGCGGTACGGGCGGTCATATTTTCCCTGCATTGGCGGTTGCCGAGTCGCTGCAAAAGCGCGGCCATCATGTGATTTGGTTGGGCAGTCAGGATTCGATGGAAGAGCGTATCGTGCCGCAATACGGCATACGCTTGGAAACGCTGGCCATTAAAGGCATCCGCGGCAACGGCATTAAGCGCAAGCTGATGTTGCCGTTTACGCTGTATAAAACTGTCCGAGCCGCGCAGCAGATTATTAAGAAACACCGTGTCGAGTGCGTTATCGGTTTTGGCGGTTTCGTTACTTTCCCCGGCGGCTTGGCGGCAAAAATTTCCGGTGTGCCGATTGTGATTCATGAGCAAAACGCCGTAGCCGGGTTGTCCAACCGCCAACTGTCGCGTTGGGCAAAACGTGTTCTGTATGCTTTCCCGAAAGCCTTTCACCATGAAGGCGGATTGGTGGGTAACCCTGTCCGTGCCGATATTGCGGCATTGCCTGTTCCTGAAGAACGCTTTGAAAACCGTCAAGGCCGTCTGAAAGTTTTGGTGGTGGGCGGTAGTTTGGGTGCGGATGTGTTGAACAAAACCGTTCCGCAGGCTTTGGCATTATTGCCTGAGGCAGCCCGTCCGCAAATGTATCATCAGTCCGGCCGCAATAAATTGGGCAACCTGCAGGCGGATTACGATGCGTTGGGTGTGCAGGCCGAGTGTGTCGAATTTATTACCGATATGGTGTCGGCCTACCGTGATGCCGATTTGGTGATTTGCCGTGCCGGCGCGCTGACAATTGCCGAGTTGACGGCTGCCGGTTTGGGCGCGTTGTTGGTGCCGTATCCGCACGCAGTGGACGACCATCAAACAGCCAATGCGCGTTTTATGGTTCAGGCCGAAGCGGGTTTGCTGCTGCCGCAAACTCAACTGACGGCAGAAAAACTGGCCGAAATACTTGGCGGCTTGAACCGTGAAAAATGCCTGAAATGGGCGAAAAATGCCCGTACGCTGGCGTTGCCGCACAGTGCGGACGATGTGGCGGAAATTGCCATATCCTGTACTGAATAA